In Hahella sp. KA22, one genomic interval encodes:
- a CDS encoding RICIN domain-containing protein, with amino-acid sequence MNKKHWPASALMAASIVVAGCGSFAANAEIPEGVYQIKSKKSGLCLDVWSGSTQQAARIVQWQCHDGNNQRWKITPAGGGAYRLLAMHSGLAMDVESASTANGAGLQQWPDNGSGAQRFKFEDLGNNEFRIINSGSGKSLDIEEASVEPGVRLQQWDWNSGDHQRFYLMTDGGPTPPGASIPGKIEAEDYSAFSDTTPGNTGGGYRQDDVDIEATADQDGGFNVGWTAPGEYLRYNLNAAESGEYKVSLRVASIYAGKQVVVKLDGADVSGALAVPNTGGWQNWADISFNANLSSGAHQLEVAFLTDGINLNYINFAKGGDPTDPTDPPGWTLVWRDEFNGDSIDLGKWEHEVNGNGGGNNELQYYTARSQNSWVSGGKLHIQALKERYTGPEGTRDYTSARLRTLNKGDWKYGRFEIRAKLPWGQGMWPAIWMLPTDWVYGGWAASGEIDIMEAVNLKGAGGNEIYGTLHYGGEWPNNTHTGDHMAPSSSVVDQFHTYALEWEENEIRWYIDGVHYQTQTSWYSTAAPYPAPYNQRFHMILNLAVGGNWPGNPNGSTVFPQSMEVDYVRVYRKN; translated from the coding sequence ATGAACAAGAAACACTGGCCGGCTTCCGCGCTAATGGCGGCGTCTATCGTCGTCGCGGGTTGCGGCAGTTTCGCCGCCAATGCGGAGATTCCGGAAGGGGTCTATCAGATTAAATCCAAAAAAAGCGGCTTATGTCTGGACGTGTGGAGCGGTTCCACGCAGCAGGCCGCGCGCATCGTTCAATGGCAGTGTCATGACGGCAATAATCAGCGCTGGAAAATTACGCCAGCAGGCGGCGGCGCCTATCGCTTGCTGGCTATGCACAGCGGACTGGCGATGGATGTGGAGTCCGCTTCCACCGCCAACGGCGCCGGGCTGCAGCAGTGGCCGGATAACGGTTCCGGGGCGCAGCGCTTCAAATTTGAAGATCTCGGCAATAATGAGTTCCGCATCATCAATAGCGGCAGCGGCAAATCCCTGGATATCGAGGAAGCCAGCGTCGAGCCGGGCGTCAGGCTGCAACAATGGGACTGGAACAGCGGCGACCATCAGCGTTTCTATCTGATGACGGACGGCGGTCCCACGCCTCCTGGCGCGTCCATTCCCGGCAAGATTGAAGCTGAAGATTACAGTGCGTTCTCCGACACCACGCCGGGAAATACCGGTGGCGGTTATCGTCAGGATGACGTGGATATCGAAGCGACGGCGGATCAGGACGGGGGCTTCAATGTCGGCTGGACGGCCCCTGGCGAATACCTGCGCTATAACCTGAACGCCGCCGAATCCGGCGAGTATAAAGTCAGTTTACGAGTCGCTTCCATTTACGCCGGTAAACAGGTGGTAGTGAAGCTTGACGGCGCAGACGTCAGCGGCGCGCTGGCGGTACCCAACACGGGCGGTTGGCAGAACTGGGCGGACATCAGCTTCAATGCGAACCTGTCATCCGGCGCGCATCAGCTGGAAGTCGCTTTCCTGACTGACGGCATTAACCTGAATTACATCAATTTCGCCAAAGGCGGCGATCCTACCGATCCCACTGATCCGCCAGGATGGACGCTGGTATGGCGGGATGAATTCAATGGCGACAGCATTGACCTGGGCAAGTGGGAGCATGAAGTCAACGGCAATGGCGGCGGCAATAATGAGCTGCAGTACTACACTGCGCGTTCGCAAAACTCATGGGTGTCCGGCGGCAAGTTGCACATTCAGGCGTTGAAAGAGCGCTACACCGGACCGGAAGGAACCCGTGACTACACATCCGCCCGTTTACGCACGCTCAACAAGGGCGACTGGAAATACGGTCGTTTTGAAATTCGCGCCAAGCTGCCATGGGGGCAGGGCATGTGGCCGGCTATCTGGATGTTGCCGACAGACTGGGTTTATGGCGGCTGGGCGGCCAGCGGCGAGATCGACATCATGGAGGCGGTCAACCTGAAAGGGGCTGGCGGCAATGAAATCTACGGCACGCTGCACTATGGCGGCGAATGGCCCAACAATACCCACACCGGCGATCACATGGCGCCTTCCTCCAGCGTGGTGGACCAGTTCCATACCTACGCATTGGAGTGGGAGGAAAACGAAATTCGCTGGTATATCGACGGCGTGCATTATCAGACGCAAACCAGCTGGTACTCCACCGCTGCGCCTTATCCTGCGCCGTATAACCAACGCTTCCATATGATTCTGAATCTGGCTGTGGGCGGTAACTGGCCAGGCAATCCGAATGGATCAACGGTGTTTCCGCAGTCGATGGAAGTGGATTACGTGAGGGTGTATCGCAAAAACTGA
- a CDS encoding family 20 glycosylhydrolase, translating to MTYRGNQTRLKRLSLCVAMLAAMQAQNAAAETLHTAAAPTGFDAQQSAQTVSELGVTWQVTDNLQDSYNSFLADLTIHNRGATDLEASGWTIYFNFVRDVLAVTPSDQFNVEHINGDFFKLTPAAGFTGLKAGESLKIQLKASFWAISKSDAPAGFYIVKNDGSGGQSVEAITDVTLGAQTTPEQTQRFDGDNMPLDTAEVRFERNRQYLAAAQTGPTLLPTPASMTVNEAESLTVAAPFKLYFDRRFMREGRYLQSQLQALGVPVEVVRRCTDAANAICLQGAQSQGRPGSDESYQLSTSTASGVRIAADSPTGMFYGVQSLLGLLPLETYQGGGLPVRLPVVEISDAPRFSYRGMHLDVARHFSQPESVKKLIDVMALYKLNKLHLHLSDDEGWRLEIPGLPELTSVGGKRGHSENELDNLVPSFGSGPFADSNNGSGYFSRQQYVELLRYAAERHIEVVPEFDLPGHARAAIKSMESRAKQFADAGKPYQGRNFLLSDPEDKSEYKSVQGWKDNVVNPCMPTTYFFIDKVVGEVSRMYRQAGLRMPAFHVGADEVPAGVWKKSPACTRMFGSEELSADDVEMLNRFFNATVTGIVAAHGTKIAGWEELAFMHEDGGKVVNPHFVGGIMIPYVWNNVWGWGTEDNAYKLANAGYPVVLANATNLYFDLAYQKDPEEPGYYWAGFVDTRRVYEFTPMDVFKAAWVDRMGNPLTDDMWNDRTRLAADKQDMILGVQGELWSENVKTESDLFYLALPKLLGLAERGWSPQPDWANETDQTQRLSGLNQAWSGFAARVGAYDLKRLDSWNGGYDFRVPPPGAKVADGMLEANLSFPGLEIRYTLDGSEPTTESPLYDGPVAVSGGVKLKTFTPSGRASRTVELN from the coding sequence ATGACATACCGAGGAAATCAAACCCGCTTGAAGCGTTTATCTCTGTGTGTGGCCATGCTGGCCGCAATGCAGGCGCAAAACGCGGCGGCGGAAACTCTGCATACCGCTGCGGCGCCCACCGGTTTTGATGCGCAGCAGTCGGCGCAGACGGTGTCGGAATTGGGGGTGACCTGGCAGGTGACGGACAATTTGCAGGACAGCTATAACAGCTTTCTGGCGGATTTGACCATTCATAACCGCGGCGCCACGGATCTGGAAGCGTCCGGGTGGACCATCTATTTCAACTTTGTGCGCGACGTGCTGGCGGTGACGCCGTCGGATCAGTTCAATGTCGAGCACATCAACGGCGATTTTTTCAAACTCACTCCGGCGGCGGGCTTCACTGGCCTGAAAGCGGGGGAGTCTCTCAAGATTCAACTTAAAGCCAGCTTCTGGGCGATCAGTAAGTCCGATGCCCCAGCCGGCTTTTATATCGTTAAAAATGACGGCTCTGGCGGCCAGAGCGTTGAGGCGATCACGGATGTGACGCTGGGCGCGCAAACTACGCCGGAGCAAACGCAGCGCTTTGATGGCGACAATATGCCGTTGGACACAGCGGAAGTACGCTTTGAGCGCAACCGCCAATATCTGGCGGCGGCGCAAACCGGACCAACACTGTTGCCGACGCCGGCGTCCATGACTGTGAACGAGGCGGAAAGCCTCACGGTCGCGGCGCCTTTCAAACTTTACTTCGACCGTCGTTTCATGCGTGAAGGACGTTATCTACAAAGCCAGCTTCAAGCGCTGGGCGTGCCGGTGGAAGTGGTGCGCCGTTGCACCGACGCGGCCAACGCCATCTGCTTGCAAGGCGCGCAAAGTCAGGGGCGTCCTGGCTCCGATGAAAGCTACCAGCTGAGCACCAGCACGGCTTCCGGCGTACGCATCGCGGCGGACTCTCCCACTGGCATGTTCTATGGCGTGCAATCCTTGTTGGGTCTGCTTCCTCTGGAGACATACCAGGGTGGCGGACTGCCGGTGCGCCTGCCGGTGGTGGAAATTTCCGACGCGCCGCGTTTTTCGTACCGGGGCATGCATCTGGATGTGGCGCGACATTTTAGTCAGCCCGAAAGCGTCAAAAAGCTTATCGACGTCATGGCGCTGTACAAACTGAACAAACTGCATCTGCACCTTTCCGATGATGAAGGCTGGCGTCTGGAAATTCCCGGTCTGCCTGAATTGACCTCCGTTGGGGGTAAACGAGGGCATTCCGAGAACGAGTTGGATAATCTGGTTCCTTCGTTCGGCTCTGGACCCTTTGCGGACAGCAATAACGGCTCCGGTTATTTCTCCCGTCAGCAATACGTTGAGCTGCTGCGCTACGCGGCTGAGCGTCATATCGAAGTGGTGCCGGAGTTCGATCTGCCCGGCCACGCCAGAGCGGCGATCAAATCCATGGAATCCCGCGCGAAGCAGTTCGCCGACGCGGGTAAGCCCTATCAGGGCAGAAATTTCCTGCTGAGCGATCCTGAGGACAAGTCGGAATACAAGTCTGTGCAGGGCTGGAAGGACAACGTCGTGAACCCTTGTATGCCAACCACTTACTTCTTCATCGACAAAGTGGTCGGCGAGGTGTCGCGCATGTACCGTCAGGCCGGTCTGCGCATGCCCGCTTTCCATGTGGGAGCTGATGAAGTGCCGGCGGGCGTCTGGAAGAAATCCCCCGCCTGTACCCGGATGTTCGGTTCGGAGGAATTGAGCGCGGACGACGTGGAAATGCTGAACCGCTTCTTCAACGCTACCGTGACCGGTATTGTCGCCGCCCACGGAACCAAGATCGCCGGCTGGGAAGAGCTGGCGTTCATGCATGAAGACGGCGGCAAAGTGGTCAACCCGCATTTTGTCGGCGGCATCATGATTCCCTATGTCTGGAACAATGTGTGGGGCTGGGGCACAGAAGATAACGCCTACAAACTGGCTAATGCGGGTTACCCGGTAGTGTTGGCCAACGCCACCAACCTGTACTTCGATCTGGCCTACCAGAAAGACCCGGAAGAACCTGGTTATTACTGGGCTGGTTTTGTGGACACCCGTCGTGTGTATGAATTCACGCCGATGGATGTATTCAAAGCTGCGTGGGTGGATCGCATGGGCAATCCGTTGACAGACGATATGTGGAATGACCGCACCCGTCTGGCGGCGGATAAACAGGACATGATTCTCGGCGTGCAGGGCGAACTGTGGAGCGAGAACGTGAAAACGGAATCCGATCTGTTCTATCTGGCGCTGCCCAAGTTGTTGGGATTGGCGGAGAGAGGCTGGTCGCCGCAACCGGATTGGGCGAATGAAACAGATCAGACGCAACGTCTGAGCGGGCTGAATCAAGCTTGGAGCGGATTCGCCGCACGGGTCGGCGCCTACGACCTCAAGCGTCTGGACAGCTGGAACGGCGGTTATGATTTCCGCGTACCGCCTCCCGGCGCCAAGGTGGCCGACGGCATGCTGGAAGCGAACTTGTCCTTCCCCGGTCTGGAGATCCGTTACACCCTGGACGGCTCCGAACCAACAACCGAATCGCCACTGTATGACGGGCCTGTCGCCGTCAGCGGCGGCGTTAAACTCAAAACATTTACCCCTTCGGGTCGCGCCAGCCGCACAGTGGAACTGAACTAG
- a CDS encoding VOC family protein gives MSKQVKPIPDGYHSVTSYLTVKGAADALAFYKRAFDAEEIMRMNGPHGDIGHAEIKIGDSRVMLSDECPEMQFVGPQTLGGSPVALMLYVPDVDATFARAIAAGAKERLKVEDKFYGDRSGSLEDPFGHVWHIATHIEDVSEQELMARAKKFMESQS, from the coding sequence ATGAGCAAGCAAGTGAAACCCATCCCGGACGGCTATCATTCCGTCACTTCTTATCTGACTGTCAAAGGCGCCGCTGACGCACTGGCGTTTTATAAACGCGCTTTTGACGCCGAAGAAATCATGCGCATGAATGGCCCGCATGGCGACATCGGGCATGCGGAAATAAAGATTGGCGATTCCCGCGTCATGCTCTCCGATGAGTGCCCCGAAATGCAATTCGTTGGCCCGCAAACGCTGGGTGGAAGTCCTGTCGCACTGATGTTGTACGTTCCAGATGTGGACGCTACCTTCGCCAGGGCGATAGCCGCCGGCGCCAAAGAGCGGTTAAAGGTGGAAGACAAATTCTATGGCGATCGCAGCGGTAGCCTGGAAGATCCATTCGGCCATGTCTGGCACATCGCCACTCATATTGAAGATGTCAGTGAGCAAGAACTGATGGCGCGCGCGAAGAAGTTTATGGAAAGCCAGAGCTGA
- a CDS encoding FAD-dependent monooxygenase has protein sequence MKIAILGGGVAGVGTAIALTQKGFDVAVYERRSAPTDVGAGIVIWPNAAYVLDQLGVLNDIAALSGRPTRMRRISHHGEALGSVDILDINRRMGYPSLSVLRRDLQKALLAKLHALGVEVHYGYAVADIEQEGRDRACICFGNGARVMADVVIGADGRMDSPSRRYVHGDSRPVYQGFINWVGVYEAQEDVFTDMAVRDYWGVGERFGIVPVSKRAAYWAGAIVSKSIEEGNPERYKKELLSVFSAWPSPVAKVIEETPVESIHKVYVHDHDPIALWHKRNVIVIGDAAHAPLPTSGQGACQALEDAWHLANCLQENPRDLNAAFTVFTAVRSEKTADIIRAGRALAAALFNTDASFCEARNASSKSSDFAEVAKSMAQFWGRGLPLNV, from the coding sequence ATGAAAATAGCCATTCTGGGCGGCGGAGTCGCCGGCGTCGGCACGGCAATTGCGCTGACGCAAAAGGGCTTTGACGTAGCTGTATACGAGCGTCGTTCAGCGCCAACGGATGTTGGCGCAGGCATTGTGATATGGCCAAACGCAGCGTATGTGCTCGATCAGCTTGGCGTTCTGAATGACATTGCCGCGTTATCCGGGCGCCCCACGCGTATGCGCAGAATTTCTCACCACGGCGAGGCGCTGGGCTCCGTGGATATTCTCGATATCAATCGGCGCATGGGCTATCCCAGCCTGTCTGTATTGCGGCGGGATCTGCAAAAGGCTTTGCTGGCGAAGCTCCACGCGTTGGGCGTTGAAGTTCATTATGGTTATGCAGTGGCGGATATTGAGCAAGAGGGCCGAGACCGAGCCTGCATATGCTTTGGAAACGGCGCGCGGGTGATGGCTGATGTGGTCATCGGCGCCGACGGGCGCATGGACTCCCCATCAAGGCGCTACGTGCATGGCGACAGTCGGCCGGTATATCAGGGCTTTATCAACTGGGTTGGGGTCTATGAAGCGCAAGAGGACGTCTTCACTGATATGGCGGTGCGTGATTACTGGGGCGTGGGGGAACGTTTCGGCATCGTGCCGGTTAGCAAGCGGGCGGCGTATTGGGCGGGCGCGATAGTCAGTAAGTCCATAGAGGAGGGCAATCCGGAGCGGTATAAAAAGGAGCTGCTATCGGTCTTCTCCGCGTGGCCGTCGCCTGTCGCTAAGGTCATCGAAGAAACCCCCGTCGAGAGCATTCATAAGGTTTATGTGCATGACCACGATCCCATCGCGTTATGGCATAAACGCAATGTGATTGTCATCGGCGATGCGGCTCATGCGCCGCTGCCCACGTCCGGGCAGGGCGCTTGTCAGGCGCTGGAGGACGCCTGGCATCTGGCGAACTGTCTGCAAGAAAATCCCCGCGACCTCAATGCGGCGTTTACGGTTTTCACCGCAGTGCGCTCGGAAAAGACGGCGGACATTATTCGGGCGGGACGCGCTTTGGCCGCGGCGCTTTTTAATACGGACGCATCGTTTTGCGAAGCGAGAAACGCCAGCAGCAAAAGCTCAGACTTTGCTGAGGTCGCCAAAAGCATGGCGCAGTTTTGGGGGCGTGGTTTGCCCTTAAATGTGTAA
- a CDS encoding dodecin — MSDHHTYKKVEVVGSSKNSIDEAIQNAIRECSRTIKHLEWFEVTETRGHIVNGEVGHFQVSLKVGFRIENS; from the coding sequence ATGTCAGATCATCATACCTACAAGAAAGTGGAAGTGGTCGGTTCATCCAAGAACAGCATCGATGAAGCCATTCAAAACGCCATTCGGGAATGCTCCCGCACTATCAAGCACCTCGAATGGTTCGAAGTTACGGAAACCCGCGGCCACATTGTCAACGGCGAAGTCGGCCACTTTCAAGTCAGCCTGAAAGTCGGCTTCCGTATCGAGAACAGCTGA
- a CDS encoding ABC transporter substrate-binding protein yields MTHILFLTQRYLAGLICLLTAFSSASAWAQKETVKLKVAHFAEAGKDGAYYRELIESALSQAGYEYEIITSQPFPQKRVIQMLDKGDVTIAWMLPTAERDNHHVRVPIPITNGLISKRIMLIPEGRQAIYDQVRNLEDFRTLNKVAAIGKTWYDRRVWEYNRLPVMIFDGDWTAAFRPLAQGNRGIDYFPRGANEIIRESHKYPGLDIEKNLLLQYQSDFYFYLSHDAQAHVDAMTDSMNRARSSGLIDRLIKKYWGEDLAELNLSQRRVIHLDSPPEETASP; encoded by the coding sequence TTGACTCACATACTTTTTCTAACACAGCGCTACCTGGCCGGACTGATCTGTCTGCTGACTGCTTTCTCGTCTGCGTCGGCCTGGGCCCAAAAAGAAACCGTTAAGCTTAAGGTCGCTCATTTCGCCGAAGCAGGCAAAGACGGCGCTTACTATAGGGAATTAATAGAAAGCGCACTGTCGCAGGCGGGCTACGAGTACGAAATCATCACCTCTCAACCATTCCCACAGAAGCGGGTAATTCAGATGCTGGACAAAGGCGACGTGACGATCGCCTGGATGCTTCCCACAGCAGAGCGCGACAATCACCACGTCCGGGTGCCGATCCCTATCACCAATGGCTTGATCAGCAAGCGAATTATGCTGATCCCGGAAGGTCGTCAGGCTATTTACGATCAGGTTCGCAACCTGGAGGATTTTCGCACCCTGAACAAAGTGGCGGCGATCGGCAAGACATGGTACGACCGGCGCGTCTGGGAATATAACCGTTTGCCGGTGATGATTTTTGACGGCGACTGGACTGCCGCATTTCGCCCACTGGCGCAGGGAAATCGCGGCATTGATTATTTCCCCCGGGGAGCAAACGAAATTATCCGCGAGTCACACAAATATCCCGGCCTGGACATTGAGAAAAATCTGTTGCTGCAATACCAAAGCGATTTCTATTTCTATCTTTCTCACGACGCCCAGGCCCATGTAGACGCGATGACGGACAGTATGAATCGCGCGCGCAGCAGTGGTTTGATAGATCGTTTAATAAAGAAATACTGGGGAGAAGACCTCGCCGAATTGAACTTGTCGCAGCGCAGGGTTATCCATCTGGACTCGCCCCCTGAGGAAACCGCTTCACCTTGA
- a CDS encoding BatD family protein, with protein sequence MVTPVNRFLCLLMLCVLSLGAWAEDSLNVSVDRQEVRQNESLQLTITSKLEVDSALDFFNLNTLSVPQPDVGELDKDFEVMDRQQSYRVQIENNKNNSIITWVYTLLPKRSGDLEIPAVKYKDNESQPIAIKVVETSQQAVAKEEKPVFLEAEVDNKSVYVQQQLIYTIRLFYSDDMLRGELTHPDHPDILVKQLGKQKEYTRYVGSRRFSVVERQYVIFPQKAGKIAIPEQIFTGTLAQRRIGRRFYSEEKSPAVEIDVKAPPASFSGKQWVPAQSLSIRDVWSDPAREIKVGDSLTRTISVQALGIEGVQIPPLNSVSVEGVKVYPEPESIDTEEHAAGVTGQRKETQALVAIKPGTYTLPAVSIPWWDVTNDVERVATLPERTITVLPGAQSAVVNTPAAPSQTTLADDKTDLTLDSTPEPLSTPTPAPSGSGVFWPTLSGLLLIAWLATLYAWWRKPIIVKPVMREHPRQGAQHIELSQLKKLAKSDVVKFVDLYTRWLQQAALEQRYAHHVLNQLRELSREPLNQLQRDLYGPNANTANADLSEFALKLVASSEQTIKAESNTQGEPAPLYPT encoded by the coding sequence ATGGTAACTCCTGTAAACCGATTTTTATGCCTGCTCATGCTATGTGTTCTCAGCCTGGGAGCCTGGGCGGAGGACAGCCTGAACGTCAGTGTGGACCGCCAGGAAGTCAGACAGAATGAATCATTGCAGCTGACGATCACCAGCAAGCTGGAAGTCGACTCCGCTTTGGACTTTTTCAACCTGAACACCTTGTCCGTACCGCAGCCGGATGTCGGCGAGCTGGACAAAGACTTCGAAGTCATGGACCGTCAGCAAAGCTATCGGGTGCAGATCGAGAACAACAAGAACAACTCCATCATCACCTGGGTCTACACCCTGCTACCCAAGCGCAGCGGCGACCTGGAGATCCCGGCGGTCAAGTACAAGGACAACGAATCACAGCCAATCGCCATAAAGGTGGTTGAGACCAGCCAACAAGCGGTGGCGAAAGAAGAAAAACCCGTCTTCCTGGAAGCGGAGGTGGACAACAAGTCCGTCTACGTGCAACAGCAACTGATTTACACCATCCGCCTGTTTTACAGCGACGATATGCTGCGGGGCGAGCTGACGCACCCTGACCATCCCGACATTCTGGTCAAACAGCTGGGCAAACAAAAGGAATACACCCGTTACGTCGGCTCCCGCCGCTTCAGCGTGGTGGAGCGTCAGTACGTTATTTTCCCGCAGAAAGCCGGCAAGATCGCCATCCCCGAGCAGATTTTCACCGGTACCCTGGCTCAGCGTCGCATTGGACGCCGTTTCTACAGTGAGGAAAAGTCGCCTGCTGTGGAGATTGACGTCAAAGCGCCGCCCGCTTCGTTTTCCGGCAAACAATGGGTGCCGGCGCAAAGCCTGAGCATCCGCGACGTGTGGAGTGATCCGGCGCGGGAAATCAAGGTCGGCGACTCCTTAACCCGAACCATCAGCGTACAGGCCTTGGGCATCGAAGGCGTACAGATTCCCCCGCTGAATAGCGTCAGTGTGGAGGGCGTAAAAGTCTATCCAGAGCCTGAAAGCATCGACACGGAAGAGCACGCGGCAGGCGTCACCGGCCAACGCAAGGAAACCCAGGCCCTGGTGGCGATCAAGCCGGGAACCTACACCCTGCCCGCCGTCAGCATTCCATGGTGGGACGTGACGAACGATGTAGAGCGCGTGGCGACGCTGCCGGAACGCACTATTACAGTATTGCCCGGCGCTCAATCCGCCGTCGTCAATACGCCTGCGGCGCCGTCGCAGACAACGCTGGCGGACGACAAAACCGACTTAACCCTGGACTCAACACCCGAACCTCTGTCCACGCCCACTCCCGCTCCCTCAGGTTCTGGCGTATTTTGGCCCACCTTGTCCGGGCTGCTGCTGATCGCCTGGCTGGCCACCCTATACGCCTGGTGGAGAAAGCCGATTATCGTCAAACCTGTCATGCGGGAGCATCCGCGCCAAGGCGCTCAGCATATCGAGTTGAGTCAGTTGAAGAAGCTGGCGAAAAGTGATGTCGTCAAATTCGTGGACCTATATACCCGCTGGCTGCAGCAAGCCGCCCTGGAGCAGCGCTATGCCCACCATGTGCTCAATCAGCTGCGCGAACTGAGCCGGGAGCCGCTCAACCAGCTGCAACGCGATCTGTATGGACCGAACGCCAATACCGCCAATGCGGATTTAAGCGAGTTCGCGCTGAAGTTAGTGGCAAGCAGCGAGCAGACGATAAAAGCGGAGTCCAACACCCAGGGCGAGCCCGCGCCCTTATATCCCACTTAA
- a CDS encoding VWA domain-containing protein has translation MMEFLTQFHFLRPALLLLAPALLALLFLMRHRRNGQNSWQTLLPPEFLAALSETPPQTVKRSSFWLWPLILVLSVVALAGPTWSKQETPVTLKQEALVVTLDLSLSMLATDLTPNRLTRARQKVYDLLDARKEGQTALVAFSGSGHVVAPLTEDGNTLRAMLPALDPFIMPEMGSNAAAGIESALNVIKQAGAANARILLITDGVEEMDVQPINDQLSKAGVSISVLGVGADDGGPIPIPNRGFIKQGDQVIVAKPDFALMREIAGRPGDRFSKMTLDNADLRRLLPSANSTHFKDANGDSTLQGEQWHDAGYLLLLIVMPLLLWQYRQAGVALCLLVLLAKPQVSHAVEWENLWSTPNQRGWEFYKDKKYEDAANAYSSPMGKGAAYFRTGDYAKAEAEFGKLDSANAHYNRGNSLAYQQRYEEAIKAYEEALKRNPEMSDAKENKRRLEEFLEQQKQQQQQQQQQQQNSQDQNKDQQQPDQKNADQQQSQQQNSSDSQKNQSNSQPQNGQPSDQDNAGQPGQQGGDPGQHPQDQNADKQNSSSAQDAQEQQNAEQAQSGDKEDQADPKDAASKAASAEQQEADKKEDGKEAQTAGQAGEPEDASDKKPSEDAAAALSDNISLKDQQTEQWLRRIPDDPGGLLRRKFLQQYQQGSRPSSSKQDSGRPLW, from the coding sequence ATGATGGAGTTTTTGACGCAATTTCACTTCCTGCGCCCCGCCCTGTTATTGCTGGCGCCGGCGTTGCTGGCTCTGCTGTTTCTTATGCGCCATCGCAGAAACGGGCAAAACTCCTGGCAAACCTTATTGCCGCCGGAGTTCCTCGCCGCGCTGAGCGAGACGCCCCCGCAAACGGTCAAACGCAGCAGTTTCTGGTTGTGGCCACTGATTCTGGTCTTATCCGTCGTCGCATTGGCTGGCCCTACATGGTCGAAACAGGAAACGCCAGTCACCCTGAAGCAGGAAGCGTTGGTGGTCACGCTGGACCTTTCCCTTTCCATGTTGGCGACCGACCTGACGCCCAATCGCCTGACCCGCGCCAGACAAAAAGTGTATGACCTGCTCGACGCCCGCAAGGAAGGACAAACTGCACTGGTGGCGTTTTCCGGCAGTGGTCATGTCGTCGCGCCGTTAACGGAGGACGGCAATACGCTGCGCGCCATGCTGCCTGCGCTTGACCCGTTTATCATGCCGGAAATGGGCAGCAACGCCGCCGCTGGTATTGAAAGCGCCCTGAATGTCATCAAGCAGGCCGGCGCCGCTAACGCCCGTATTCTGTTGATCACGGACGGCGTTGAGGAAATGGATGTGCAGCCGATTAATGACCAGCTCAGCAAGGCTGGCGTATCCATTTCCGTGCTGGGCGTCGGCGCCGATGATGGCGGTCCGATCCCTATCCCCAATCGGGGCTTTATCAAACAGGGCGATCAGGTCATCGTGGCCAAACCGGACTTTGCGCTGATGCGCGAGATTGCAGGACGCCCCGGCGACCGCTTTAGCAAAATGACGCTGGACAACGCCGATCTGCGTCGTTTGCTGCCCAGCGCCAACTCCACGCATTTCAAAGACGCCAACGGGGACAGCACGCTGCAAGGCGAGCAATGGCATGACGCCGGCTATCTCCTGCTGTTAATCGTGATGCCTCTGCTGCTTTGGCAATATCGTCAGGCCGGCGTCGCGTTGTGCCTGCTGGTCTTGCTGGCGAAGCCGCAAGTCTCTCACGCGGTGGAATGGGAGAACCTCTGGTCCACGCCGAACCAGCGGGGCTGGGAGTTCTACAAGGATAAAAAATATGAAGACGCCGCGAACGCCTACAGCAGCCCAATGGGTAAAGGGGCCGCCTATTTTCGCACCGGCGACTACGCTAAAGCGGAAGCGGAGTTCGGCAAACTGGATTCGGCGAACGCCCATTACAACCGCGGCAACAGTCTGGCCTATCAGCAGCGCTACGAAGAAGCGATCAAAGCTTACGAGGAAGCCCTAAAGCGCAATCCCGAGATGTCAGACGCTAAGGAAAACAAACGCAGGCTGGAAGAGTTTCTGGAACAGCAGAAGCAGCAACAGCAACAGCAACAGCAACAGCAACAGAACAGCCAGGACCAGAATAAAGATCAGCAGCAACCGGATCAGAAAAACGCGGATCAACAACAAAGTCAGCAGCAGAACTCATCGGATTCGCAAAAGAATCAATCCAACTCGCAACCGCAAAACGGACAGCCCTCCGACCAGGACAACGCCGGGCAACCGGGCCAGCAGGGCGGAGATCCAGGACAGCACCCGCAAGATCAAAATGCGGATAAGCAGAACAGCTCCTCCGCCCAGGATGCGCAAGAGCAGCAAAATGCAGAACAGGCGCAAAGCGGGGACAAAGAAGATCAGGCTGATCCCAAAGACGCCGCCTCCAAAGCCGCCAGCGCGGAGCAACAAGAGGCCGACAAAAAAGAGGACGGCAAAGAGGCTCAGACAGCCGGACAGGCTGGCGAACCTGAAGATGCTTCCGATAAGAAGCCGTCGGAAGATGCAGCCGCCGCCCTATCAGACAATATTTCATTGAAGGACCAGCAGACAGAGCAATGGCTGCGCAGGATACCTGACGATCCCGGCGGCCTGCTGCGCAGAAAGTTCCTGCAACAATATCAACAAGGCTCGCGTCCTTCTTCGTCCAAACAAGACAGCGGTAGACCCCTATGGTAA